The DNA region ACAAACTTCTTCTTATTTTGTACCTTAGCTTTTATATAATAAGGATTATGATCATTCAAGACTTTTGGTTTAAAAGTTTGACGTCTTCAATAAATCTTAGCCTTTGGTTCTGAACCCTTCAAAACTTTAGACTCTGATGTCTTAGGTTTTGGTTTCTTTAGAATCTTTGACTTTAGAGTTtttgattatgattttttttttagaATCTTTGACTTTAGAGTTTTGGTTCTGGTTTCTTCAGGACCTTTGACTTTAAAGTCTCAGGTTATGGTTTCTTTAGAACTTTTGACTTTATAGTTTTAGGTTCTTACTGGTTCAGAACCTATATTTTGTCAACAACAGGTACAAAATAGGAATCTATCCCTTTTTTAACAGAGCTTGAAGAAGAATGTTGTATTGGTTTAATCAAGGTTCCAAACCTTAGATTAAAAGGTTTTTGAGAATAACCAAGACCCTCTCCTTTGCTTATACTTACTCTATAAATCATGGATATAATTTTTGTCATGTTAAAGCCAATTATGATAAATTCCTGAAGAGTCATTTCACGTTCATCAAGAGTTTTATCAAACATTTCTTTTACTAGAGAAATATGATCTCTTTATAAagcttcatttttattttgagAAGATTTTAATTCATCTTTCAATATATGATATTTCTTTTTCAAGATTTCCGTATGTCTGGATTTTTCCTGACACCGACCCATAAGGTCTTGAGTAAAAGTAATCAAATCAGAACGAGATAGTTTAATAAATACCTTATCCTCTTCTTCATAATTTGAACTAGATTTTGAGTCAGATTCTGTATCTAAAGATGTAAGAGCCATCAGAgctagattgacttattttcatcTTTCTCAGATTCATCTTTTTTGTCAGGTTCATCCCATGTTACCATGAGACTCTTCTTGAACTTTTTTCTAAAGATTTCGTTATGATAGCTTCCTTTCTTTGACTTGTCCTTTTGCAACTTTGAACAGTCATCAATGAATTGATCAGACTTCTTGCGGTTGAAGCATCCTTTCTAGTCATCTTTCTTTTCTCTTGAGCTTGATCATCTGAAGTCACTACTTCTTCCAGAGAACCTTTTGTTATTCTTTTCCAAATACTAAAATCTTTTGATTATGAAAGCCATTTCTTCATCATCTGAATCTTCTTCAAAAACTCCTACATAAACAACTTCTTCAAATTTCCAGACTTTAGAAGACTTAGCAGGTTGAACAACATATTTCAAAGCAAGAGACTTTGATATCTTTGCTGGTTCATCTCCATTGAGCTCTATCACATGACTTTGGATATTTCTTATTAGGCTTTCAAGACTTATAATGTTTAAGTTTTTGGCTTCTTGAATAGCTGTCACCTTTGGTCTGTATCTGATAGGAAGACTCCTAAGgatcttcttgacatgatcatAATTAGTATAGCTCTTGTTCATAACTTAAAGACCAGATACCAGAACTTGAAACCTCGAAAATACGGTTTCAATATCTTCATCTTCTGTCATTCTGAACAACTTATACTATTGGACCAAAAGGTTAGCCTTTGCTTCTTTTAGAACATAAGGATTTACAGATGGTCTTTGCAGTATATTTGTTGATTATTTTGAGATAATCATAATGGGGTAGAGCATCTACCAGAATGTCACACCCTTTGTAATGTTTTATATAGGTTTTCTTTTGAGCATGAGTTAGGCTCTTTCTATCAGCCACCATTCCCACTCCATCAACTAGAATTTCAATACAATCTTCAAGAATATTCCACAACTCGTCATCAACACCTATGATGTGAGTGTACATCTTACTTTTCAATCATCCAAACTCAGTAGAATCTCAACTGAAGGTTGGAGGTTTAGAAGTATAATTGTTCTTTTCAGATGTACTATGATCATAGATTACAATATATCAGTCATGTTTTTCTCTTAGGATCTTTTCTGTACCATAATTAAGTGTTAGAAGAAGATATTATGCTCTGATGTCAACTAAAATTGAGAAAAACATAAGAAATGAGAGTTGAATTGTGTTagttttttctttcttttttgaaAATCTCTTATCAGATTTTGAACACAAAGTATAGAATTTGAATCAGAGTTAAGTGATTAGCAGCGAATTAGAATGATTCTGAGATAGAAAGGAAAGAAATAGAGAAATAAGTAGTTATCGTGGTTCCTCCCATAAATCAAGAGTAGTCCAATCCTCTTGCACTTCCAAGAGATTTTACTATAACCAAAACTGATTACAattgctcaagcacacaagcaagagactttcAAATGCTCAAAACCACAAGTAAGAGACTTCAAATACTAAAGCAGACAAGAAAGAGACTTTCAAATGCTCAAAACCACAAGTAAGAGATTTCAAATACTCAAGCACACAAGAAAGAGACTTTAGTTGCTTAAACACACAAGCAATAGACTTCTTGAACTCTAACTTATAGTTAAGGGATTGTGAAAaactacacttgatatacaatcagaggtgtaAACAGAATACAACACATAAATACTCTAAGACTTAAAAATTTCTAAGACATAAAAGTTTTAAGAAATTCTAAGTTAAACTTATGCTTTTTGTTTGACAGGGTAACACCTCTTTTATTGTCAATGGTTCATTCTTTATTCTTCAAGTCTCTAACTCCTTATATAGAGAAGAAAAAAAGTCGTAGAAGAGTTTGCACAATAGAGTCTTTGAGAATTTTGATTCAGAGACGTTGAGATGTTTCTTGATATGGTTAATATTGTTGAAAGCTCATTTGAAATCCCTttgctataaaaggaattatATGTTGCATTCCAATTGTCTTCTGCAAATTTTATGCGATCAAAAGAAGACAAAATATCTCctgagtctgatattgacctATTAGAGTCTCCTCGATCATCGTGTTGACTGACCTCAGTGTGTGGTAGTGACTTATTAGAGTTTACTTGGTCCTTGTGTTGACGGACTTCAGAGTCTTAGTCTTTAGAGTCTTCAAGTTCTGATCCTTTAGAGTCTGAGTCTTCAAGGTTGACTTTCTTTAGAGTCTGAGACCTTGGAGTATGGTTCTGATCCTTCAGATTTTGGATATTTTAGGTTCTTTTTAAATGTTCATCTTTAGTATTAGAATTGACTTTTTATCAGACTTTTTAGTCTATGatcctgcacacttgaacatatATTAGTATATGCAATTGCtctttaaatattttattatcatcaaaatcttagagatatgGTACAAGCTAATTTTGTTCTAACAAAGGATATGTGATGCTTAATAGATTAAAGTGAAGAAATTTCATCGCTTGAGACATAAATTATTCATCTCTACTGAGAGACAAAATATTATTATTACTTCCATCTTTGAACACTTAGAGATGAATAATTTaacaaccaaagttgaatcaTCTTTAATTCGTCTAGAACATTTCAATGAGGAAAATTTCATGTTTTAGAGACAGGTTTCATTCATATCTATACTCAGCGATGACAATTTTTTTAACAGTTATGCTATTCCTATACTATTTTTTACACCAAATACATATACCGTATACACTGTTCACCGTATTTATACGGTGAACagtatttttttaaaattaaaaaattattattataaacAGTGTATGAATATTACATAAATAGTGTATGAACAGTACCCCGTGAATAGTAATCGTGAACAATACCTTTAAAGTAATGAaataaagttggttaataaaatgTAAAAAATAGGTTAATAAAATGACGAAGTTGGTTAATACACGTCcagatattaaaaataatttttactAGTACACCAAAGTTAGTTAATAAAAAGTAAACAATTAGTTAATAAAATTATGAAGTTGGTTATAAACGTTCAGTTGTCCAGATAAATTTTTAGCAGTCATCAAAGTTGGTTATTAGAATGtaaaaaattggttaataaaattataaaattgattaatcacataattttatatcaatatcatttaatttaaaaataataaaataataaaataatatcttttaatattctttttttaaaaatatatattataatatttcACTGTTCACCATATTGGTTAAGAGTATACAAGTGTAGGTGTAGATTTTAGTGTAAGAATatcatttctcttttttttaatAGTGGATATCTTTCTATTGAAAGGTGATAATCGATGGATTGCATGCGTTTTATTTTTAATGGATTATTAATAAATTAATAGattattttgattaattaaaaTTTTTCCCATCCATTTATTTTTTCATCCTTTCATTGAGAAAGAAGACATGTGTATATCAAATATCAAATATGTATTGGCAACTTCAACTTCTTGCATATTGAAAAAGCTATCTTTATATCTAACATTgctgcggggaactgaattgtgtaaccgtttcaattttattgctgcttcccgtatcaacgcaacgttaataacgaaaaatccaacatccgtaaagaatgatctagtcgatagattcatggcggccggcgataatactacacccagtttgtattttttaccgtttaattctggcaacgggttagattttctttctaataatttcattctaatctatgtatatcttttacgtagaaaattttcattcatctaaatttttgttttattttacagtggtcactgggtgttggttgctatggatctttcgagactaatagtgtattatctcgattcgttatcgggtgattggagtaaatatccgagtatgaagaagacggttgacgcgtaagtgaaattcccctaaatattcgtgtgtatttgtatatttaattatgtctgtcagattgatctcaatatacgtttttattttgttagggcaataataaaatttagatcgaaaaagaattatcgcaataggaaggacattacctggatcagagttcaggtatatattaagtatcttatttttgcttataatagtgtttgtttttttgcttataatagtgtttgtaagaaattaactatatatatattgtttgtttttctgtgtagtgtcttcagcaaaataattcggtcgattgcggtatttttgtattgagatttatgagagatatcattgcgttgaatcgtatagacatcccaaaaatggtatggaataataacttagggtttattttaatattatcggatatttcatctaatttgttactaaatcatgaatatgttttattctcttaattgtagtactttgaggaatacaaatcttactcaagagctcatttggatgaaatgaaggatgaattgtgtcaattcattgttgatcaaagaatcatatagctaggttgtatattgttgtacatatatgtattgaatgttgttgttgtatgctgttgttgtatatatgttgtatattgttgttgtacttttactaaatcatgaatatgttgttgtatattgttgatcaaagaatcatatattatgttgtatatatggaggattaatgttgtatataaatggattcatgttgtatatatcaatggattaatggtgtataacattggattaaaggatgaaatcaatatgaattttacacttttgcagcatgcgaacaggttaccaattaaatatccactgtttttcaaacaatttttttaaaaataactaacactttagagggcgctttctgtaggaagcgccctctaaacattttacattgacaactttagagggcgctttgtccagaaaacgccctctaaacactttacattgacaactttagagggcgctttctgtaggaagcgctctctaaacattttacattgacaactttagagggcgctttgtccagaaagcgccctctaaacactttacattgacaatTTTAGAGGGCGTTTTTTCCAGTAggccctctaaacactttacattgacaactttagagggcgctttttccagaaagcgccctctaaggtgtccctttatggaccactccagaggacgcttttttctgaaagcgcactataatgtggcccttaaagggccactttagacagcgttttctccaggaaaacaaaacgctgtctttacctatgccagcgccactttagagggcgcttaaaagcgctgttataggccaaaataagcgccctcttttcccttatttggcgtagtgtatcAAATATGTATTACCAAATAACTGAAAATTTAAATGTATTACAAAATGATACTAGCTGTTATATTATTAAGAATGAAGCGAAACACAAGATTTATCCTAAAGTTGCAACAACTATTAGTACAATAAGATATACTAATCACCATTACAACACTTAATTTTAACCATTTATTCAACATCTCAAAACTCACTTATTCAGACCCAATCCACTTTTAAAATGATCTTAAGCATGATTTGAATTTTAGACATGATGTTGTGCTAGTTTTTCTGCTACCAAGAAATAGAAATGTCCCATTACTCCAGTATGCATCATGCTGTTGTTGTAGATAGTTGTTAACTTTAAAATTTCACCATCAAATAACTTGATAGAACCTGGTTTAGGGTAACAAGCAGACATTGCTACAATATACCCTTTCTCATTTCCTGCTTCCTTTCCAGTTCCATATTTTGGATATGAATTGCATATAACCCTCCCATCCTAACCATAACATGCCACAAACCAAAGTTTTTGAGAAAATAATATCATCAAAGTAGTATTTTTTAGCCATATTAGACTCTTAACACCGTCAGAACCGTCGTTATGGACATGCATGACAGGTTACCGCACAAGATTCAATATTTGTCACATTTAAATCATAGTTAACTTACACAGAATCTTTAAATATTTCACACGACGTGTGTCTGACAAGGATTCGAATGTTAAAAAATCATTTTAGTATATACCTGACCATATAGAGTTGATCTAATAGCACCTACATGTTGATGACCAACACTATAGATGATATAACCACCCTCTTTTATAGGAACACTTGCTCTCTTAACATCAACACAACCATGGCTTTTGCTGCAAGCTTCAACTAGATATTCAACCTATATATGCATACCAAATATTATCATTTACTCAaacctaaaaaataaaataaaaaattcagATATATAATTTTGAGATTCAATTCCACTTACCATGCAATTATGCTCTATGCTCATTCCATTAGTTTCATTTGATCTTTTCCAGCTATCAGTAACATCAAGTATATAGATCTTAACAGGCACCACATATTCATCCCAATGAACCCACATAATTGTGTATTTTAAGTATATGATATGTTTAGGACCCAAAAAATAACCTTTCTTCATTCTACATTGACCATTATCAGGACAACATCCTAACCCTCCTTTATAGTTTGGATCCAAAGGCTTTCCATTTACAGCATTTATTGTAACATTATACAAATCACATTTACACTCAATGCACCCCATTCTATCTTCTACACCTCTTGTATCAATTGCATGAACATtgatcatccatttctcatcaTACCCTTTTGGAATTTCTTCTGGATTACCAATTTCTACTCCATAAGGATCAGGAATATATGTTTTTGTGCCTCTTGTTTCAGCTCCAAGACCATAGTATTGTCCTAGAAGATTATCTTGACATAATCCACTATTTCTTACCATGATAATATTATCTGTTTGGTAATTGTTTGGTACATTCTTAGGTTGTTGGTATTTTTCAACAATCCAATGGTGAAGATATGTTTCTTGGAGAGGTACTGAATTTCCTGATTCATCGACTAGTTCGGCATGAAAACTTTTTAGTGCAATGTGACCTCTTGGAAAATCAACATCATAATATACTTTGTTTGAAATAAATCCCGGACTTAATTCAATTTTAGGTGAATAAAAAACGGTCGTTTTAATATTGTTTTCATTATTTTCAGAAATCGCTGAAGAACACGGTGTGTTTAACATCAACACTAGTATTAATATTGCTGATAAAACCATCCAATCTCGAGACATAAACTTCATGTTGATCTGAAATTAGTAGAAATAATAACTAATTAAAAGTAATTAATTAAGAAGACTAGAATTAAATTTAAAGAAAACATTATGTTAACCATAACCAATAACAAAGTTTTCTATATACATTGGTTTGAAGATAAAGAAACATACCTTAACTTACTTGTAAGAGAAATGTGCAAGTGTAATTAGTAGGAAGATTATCAACTACTAATCAAATTATAGAATGTTAAGCTTGAAATACGTATTTATATAGAAAATAATGGAGTAAGTGCATTTTGAGATGTTCTAAAGAAATGGCATGGCGTTTACTAAAgataaataataattttttagTATGTGTTTGAAGTTTCAATGCTTTAATCCAGTGCATGGCGTGAATCACACAAGAAGGTAAATGcaaaaatattattattttttatttttgtgtgatgatcattCTTTTTTGATAAACAAGTAACAATAACATTCTTTTTTTATGCATGGATCATGGCCTTCTTCAATTTCTTAACGTCCAAAGCTATGTCTCTAGGGCAAACCCCAAAAAAAAAGAAAACTATGTCTCTAGAAGTCTAAATCCAACCAATCAATATTTTAAAGTAATATTTTAAAGTGTTAGTGAAATAATTCTCATACAAACTATGACTTTTATTATTACAATAATACattctttatatatatatatatatatatatatatatatatatatatatatatatatatatatataagggTTGATTCATATTTTTAAAGACTTATGGTAAATAATAAAAATGGGTTTAAAAGAACATCATATTTGTCAAATAAAAAGATGTTAGTATATTCATTTTTCTACCAAATTCTTGTATTCGTCAACGTGAGCATTAGCTataattgtcataccccaaaatttgctcTACTTTCTTTTAATTTGTCTAACTTATGATGTTGTTCATTTGCATACTTTTACTATTTTGATCATACACTCATCGACATTTGCATATGGTAACAAATTTAGGTCAAATGTTCGATGATAATAGATTTAATTAGTTTAACTGGATTTTCGAGGTGAATATTATTTGGTAATTGTTCGGATTTATTTTCCGTATTACTTGTGGTGAAGATCATCtatttatttgagattcatgGTTATCAGGAGAGATTGAAACGATCATAGATTAATTCAGAGGTTTGCTTGGATTCAAAGGAAAGGACAAAGTTGGAATAAAAGGGAAATTTCATTCATTTAATGGAAAATATCACTTCTCAAAAATACTAAAATTCATGGGTTAAGCCACTCAAAATTCAAGCCAAAAGTGGTAGAAAAATCAAGGTAAATACATGAAAATTCAAGTTCAATTACTAGTGACTCTTTGCCTTACATCCTAACTTAACTTAGTACTTTTGCTAAACTCCAACACCATTGGTCTTTAACTACTCTTAACTACCTATTTCTCCACAAGCCATCCATTTACCTAATTACCCTTAACTACCATAACTttcaaacaaacacaaatctcaACTTTCATTTTTTTCACTAATCCTACCCACTCTTAACATTTAATCATATAGTCGAAATTGGTGATCCACAACTAAGGATTAAATTAACTCCTAACCGTTGATAAACCAATTACTTGGATCATAATCCAAGGGTGATCATTCACCTACCAATTCTATATAAACATATTATTTTAACATTTTTGGGGTTAACTAACCTAACTTGGAAAATTCACAATTAACCATTATTTTCCATCATTTTTTCTTCTcaatttctctctcaatattcaTCTTCTCTCTCACCCT from Lathyrus oleraceus cultivar Zhongwan6 chromosome 1, CAAS_Psat_ZW6_1.0, whole genome shotgun sequence includes:
- the LOC127075292 gene encoding uncharacterized protein LOC127075292, which gives rise to MKFMSRDWMVLSAILILVLMLNTPCSSAISENNENNIKTTVFYSPKIELSPGFISNKVYYDVDFPRGHIALKSFHAELVDESGNSVPLQETYLHHWIVEKYQQPKNVPNNYQTDNIIMVRNSGLCQDNLLGQYYGLGAETRGTKTYIPDPYGVEIGNPEEIPKGYDEKWMINVHAIDTRGVEDRMGCIECKCDLYNVTINAVNGKPLDPNYKGGLGCCPDNGQCRMKKGYFLGPKHIIYLKYTIMWVHWDEYVVPVKIYILDVTDSWKRSNETNGMSIEHNCMVEYLVEACSKSHGCVDVKRASVPIKEGGYIIYSVGHQHVGAIRSTLYGQDGRVICNSYPKYGTGKEAGNEKGYIVAMSACYPKPGSIKLFDGEILKLTTIYNNSMMHTGVMGHFYFLVAEKLAQHHHINMKFVSQNWKLSWTILVLVFLSSTSFSSAGIRTNIQTKVFMSPKIELSPGSVSNKIYHDVDFPRGHISLKSLTAELVDESGKSVPLHQTYLHHWVAVRYHQPINATNNSQNGIVFVRNSGFCQDSVFGQYYGLGSETRGTKTYIPDPYGIEVGNPDEIPKGYEEKWLVNVHAIDTRGAEDRMGCTECKCDLYNVTANLSPDYKDGLQCCPDNGNCKLMKGFLGLKQKLYLKYTVMWINWEEFMVPVKIYIFDVTDTLKISDKSKGMSLKHDCKIEYEVEPCSTSHLNGSSCVDVKRTSFPMQTGGYVVYGVGHQNAGAVGLTLYGQDGRAICTSIPKYGKGKGAGNEKGYIVGMSTCYPKPGSIKIFDGETLTLEANHSSSIRHSGVMVMGLFYFLVAEKLP